One stretch of Niallia sp. XMNu-256 DNA includes these proteins:
- the prsW gene encoding glutamic-type intramembrane protease PrsW, which produces MLGILSAGIAPGLALLCYFYLKDQFGVEPIALVIRTFFFGALIVFPIMFIQYVLETENILRTNMGDAFFSTGLLEEFFKWFIVYYIAYLHFHFDEPYDGIVYGSSVSLGFATTENILYLIGNGLEFAIGRALLPVSSHAMFGVIMGYYLGKAKFSSQSKGKWLFLSLFVPFLLHGIYDYILYLHTTWIYFMLPFMIFLWWLGLRKVKKAHILSVKYSKNVKTLHL; this is translated from the coding sequence ATGCTGGGAATTCTGTCAGCCGGAATCGCACCTGGTTTGGCCTTGCTATGTTATTTTTATTTGAAGGATCAGTTTGGTGTAGAACCGATTGCATTAGTAATTAGAACTTTTTTCTTTGGAGCGCTAATTGTTTTTCCGATTATGTTTATTCAATATGTTTTAGAGACAGAGAATATTTTACGCACAAATATGGGGGATGCTTTTTTCTCAACAGGTTTGCTCGAGGAATTTTTTAAATGGTTTATTGTATATTATATAGCTTATTTGCACTTTCACTTTGATGAGCCCTATGACGGCATCGTGTATGGTTCATCTGTTTCTCTTGGGTTTGCAACAACAGAGAATATATTATACTTGATTGGTAATGGATTGGAATTTGCAATCGGACGTGCATTACTACCGGTATCAAGCCACGCCATGTTTGGGGTAATTATGGGCTATTATTTAGGCAAAGCAAAATTTTCTTCACAATCAAAAGGAAAATGGCTTTTTCTATCACTGTTTGTCCCATTTTTATTACATGGGATTTACGATTACATTTTATATTTGCATACAACGTGGATTTATTTTATGTTGCCCTTTATGATTTTCCTTTGGTGGTTAGGCTTACGTAAAGTGAAAAAGGCTCACATATTAAGTGTTAAATACTCCAAAAATGTTAAAACCCTTCATTTATAA
- a CDS encoding Glu/Leu/Phe/Val dehydrogenase, whose protein sequence is MTADHSQVTNTAEEKLDVLKSTQTVIHKALEKLGYPEEVYELLKEPIRMLTVKIPIRMDDGSTKIFTGFRAQHNDAVGPTKGGIRFHPEVTENEVKALSIWMSLKCGIVDLPYGGGKGGIVCDPRDMSFRELERLSRGYVRAISQIVGPAKDIPAPDIFTNSQIMAWMMDEYSRIDEFNSPGFITGKPLVLGGSHGRESAAAKGVIICINEAAKKKGIDIKGARVIVQGFGNAGSFLTEFLHDAGAIVVGISDAYGALYNPDGLDVEYLLDRRDSFGTVTKLFNHTITNQELLEKECDILVPAAIENQITEENAPHIHAKIIVEAANGPTNLEATQILTDRGILLVPDVLASAGGVTVSYFEWVQNNQGYYWTEEEVNDRLETVIVKAFNQIYEMAQIRKVDMRLAAYMVGVRKMAEASRFRGWV, encoded by the coding sequence AGTCAACCCAAACCGTTATTCATAAGGCTTTGGAAAAATTAGGATATCCAGAAGAAGTATATGAACTGTTGAAGGAACCGATTCGGATGTTGACTGTCAAAATCCCGATTCGCATGGATGATGGGTCAACGAAAATCTTTACAGGTTTTCGGGCGCAGCATAATGATGCAGTTGGTCCTACTAAAGGAGGCATTCGGTTTCATCCGGAAGTAACTGAAAATGAAGTTAAAGCACTCTCCATTTGGATGAGTTTAAAATGTGGAATAGTTGATTTGCCATATGGTGGTGGGAAAGGTGGAATTGTCTGTGATCCGCGTGATATGTCTTTTCGAGAACTCGAACGTTTGAGTCGTGGTTATGTAAGAGCAATTAGTCAAATTGTTGGACCGGCGAAAGATATACCTGCTCCAGATATTTTTACGAATTCACAAATAATGGCTTGGATGATGGATGAGTACAGCCGGATCGATGAGTTTAATTCTCCAGGATTTATTACAGGAAAACCGCTTGTGTTAGGCGGTTCACATGGACGAGAGTCCGCTGCAGCAAAAGGTGTAATCATATGTATAAATGAGGCTGCAAAGAAAAAAGGTATAGATATAAAAGGTGCAAGAGTCATCGTTCAGGGGTTCGGAAATGCTGGAAGTTTCCTAACGGAGTTTTTGCACGATGCAGGGGCGATTGTTGTCGGAATTTCGGATGCGTACGGTGCTCTTTATAATCCGGATGGTCTTGATGTAGAGTATTTACTAGATAGAAGAGATAGTTTTGGAACGGTTACCAAATTATTTAACCATACGATCACTAATCAGGAATTGCTAGAAAAAGAGTGTGATATTCTTGTTCCTGCAGCCATTGAAAATCAGATTACGGAAGAAAACGCTCCACATATCCATGCGAAAATTATTGTAGAAGCTGCTAATGGTCCGACAAACCTTGAGGCAACACAAATCTTAACGGATCGAGGTATTTTACTTGTTCCAGATGTGTTAGCATCAGCTGGTGGAGTAACCGTATCCTATTTTGAATGGGTGCAAAATAATCAAGGATATTATTGGACGGAAGAAGAGGTAAACGATAGATTGGAAACAGTTATTGTGAAAGCATTTAACCAAATTTACGAGATGGCACAAATTCGTAAAGTTGATATGCGCTTAGCAGCCTATATGGTAGGCGTACGCAAAATGGCTGAAGCATCAAGATTCAGAGGTTGGGTCTAA
- a CDS encoding asparaginase, protein MKKTVALITTGGTIASKEISKGLLASGALTGNELAELCQLPDDIEVRVIDVMQKPSMHIDFDEMLKVRKAILSQLEDPSICGIVVTHGTDTLEETAYFLDLTIDDSRPIVVTGSQRSPQDVGTDVYSNMRNSIYVAVTDILKGVGVVVVFNERIYSAKYVKKVHASNLQGFESFGYGYLGIIDNDIVSIYQKPVRKESYLIKRSIPRVDIVKCYSGGDGIFIDAAVTAGAKGLVLEGVGRGQVPPYMMDSIKSAINKGVITVVTTSAEEGKVYPSYGYLGSAHDLQKSGVLLGEDYDSKKARIKLAVLLASDQKITQSEFA, encoded by the coding sequence TTGAAAAAAACAGTTGCATTAATTACAACAGGTGGAACCATTGCTAGTAAAGAAATATCAAAGGGACTTTTAGCTTCAGGGGCTCTTACGGGGAATGAGTTGGCAGAGTTATGTCAACTGCCTGATGATATTGAAGTAAGAGTTATCGATGTGATGCAAAAGCCGAGTATGCATATTGACTTTGATGAAATGCTAAAAGTTCGTAAAGCAATTCTCTCACAACTAGAAGATCCTTCCATTTGTGGTATTGTCGTGACCCATGGAACCGATACATTAGAAGAAACGGCCTACTTCCTAGATTTAACGATTGATGATTCAAGACCAATCGTAGTGACCGGATCACAGCGTTCTCCACAGGATGTTGGGACGGATGTTTACTCAAATATGAGAAATTCAATTTATGTAGCAGTAACAGACATTTTAAAAGGTGTTGGCGTAGTAGTTGTTTTTAATGAAAGAATTTATTCTGCAAAATATGTGAAAAAAGTACACGCTTCCAATTTACAGGGCTTTGAGTCCTTTGGATATGGCTATTTAGGAATCATTGATAATGACATCGTCAGTATTTACCAAAAGCCCGTTAGGAAGGAATCATATCTTATTAAAAGATCCATCCCAAGAGTGGATATTGTTAAATGTTATAGCGGTGGTGATGGAATTTTTATAGATGCCGCTGTCACTGCTGGTGCAAAAGGACTTGTGTTAGAAGGAGTTGGAAGAGGACAAGTCCCTCCTTATATGATGGATTCAATAAAAAGTGCTATTAATAAAGGAGTTATCACAGTTGTAACAACAAGTGCGGAAGAAGGCAAAGTGTACCCTTCCTATGGGTACCTCGGCAGTGCTCATGATTTACAGAAAAGTGGCGTCCTGCTAGGGGAGGACTATGATAGTAAAAAGGCAAGGATCAAATTAGCTGTATTATTAGCCTCTGATCAAAAAATAACACAAAGTGAGTTCGCGTAA
- a CDS encoding flagellar brake protein produces MLTIGDTLILEPRDNEHSEKYKCRLVEKSDGIIYIDYPINMKTNQTTFLVDGTQLKVFLFLAIQLLCLILRF; encoded by the coding sequence ATGTTAACGATTGGAGACACTCTAATTTTAGAACCTAGAGATAATGAGCATTCGGAAAAATATAAATGTCGCTTAGTAGAAAAAAGTGATGGGATTATTTATATTGATTATCCTATAAATATGAAAACGAATCAAACGACGTTTCTTGTAGATGGGACTCAATTGAAAGTTTTTTTGTTTTTGGCAATTCAGCTTTTATGTTTAATACTGAGGTTTTAG
- the sleB gene encoding spore cortex-lytic enzyme, which yields MKRKVFFTALIIIFSICFSFYPDREKVDAFTDQIIQQGAVGDDVIELQSRLQYLGFYNGKIDGVFGWRTYWALRNFQYEFGMKVDGLAGAETKEKLVKASKYNEKHVKQNINKGKKFTHYGGTDLNKQAPPKKQSPAKQEQPARQQQTPAQQQPARQQQTTPKGPTATNVPNGFSQNDIQLMANAVHGEARGEPYIGQVAVAAVILNRVQSSTFPNTVSGVIFEPRAFTAVADGQIWLTPNETAKKAVLDAINGWDPTGEALYYFNPDTATSGWIWTRPQIKKIGKHIFCK from the coding sequence ATGAAAAGAAAAGTTTTTTTTACGGCACTAATCATCATTTTCTCGATTTGTTTCAGTTTCTATCCAGATAGAGAAAAGGTAGATGCCTTTACGGACCAAATCATTCAACAAGGTGCGGTAGGTGATGACGTTATAGAACTTCAATCTCGTCTACAATATTTAGGTTTTTACAATGGAAAAATTGACGGAGTATTTGGATGGAGAACATATTGGGCATTAAGGAATTTCCAGTATGAGTTTGGCATGAAAGTAGATGGTTTAGCAGGAGCAGAGACGAAAGAAAAGCTTGTTAAAGCGTCAAAATATAATGAGAAGCATGTGAAACAAAACATCAATAAGGGGAAAAAATTTACGCATTATGGTGGGACAGACTTAAATAAGCAAGCACCGCCAAAGAAACAATCACCAGCAAAGCAAGAACAACCGGCAAGACAGCAACAGACACCAGCCCAACAGCAACCGGCAAGGCAGCAACAAACAACGCCTAAAGGACCAACAGCCACAAATGTACCAAATGGTTTCTCACAAAATGATATTCAACTAATGGCAAACGCGGTACATGGTGAGGCACGGGGTGAACCTTATATTGGTCAAGTTGCTGTTGCAGCTGTTATTTTAAATCGAGTGCAGAGTTCAACATTTCCTAATACAGTTTCAGGTGTTATCTTTGAACCTAGAGCTTTTACAGCGGTTGCCGATGGTCAAATCTGGTTGACCCCTAATGAAACTGCTAAAAAAGCGGTTCTGGATGCCATAAATGGCTGGGATCCAACAGGTGAAGCGCTTTACTATTTTAACCCTGATACAGCAACAAGTGGTTGGATATGGACTAGACCACAAATTAAAAAAATCGGTAAACATATATTCTGTAAATAG
- a CDS encoding YpdA family putative bacillithiol disulfide reductase, which produces MKQEEVIIVGGGPCGLAAAIALQDIGIKPLVIEKGNIVNAIYHYPTHQTFFSSSDKLEIGDVAFITETRKANRSQALAYYREVVKRKDLRINAFEKVLYVQKEDSRFIVTTDKEKYIANNVVIATGYYDQPNLIGVPGEDLPKVFHYFKEAHPYFDKDVVVIGLKNSGVDATLELVKAGARVTVLYRGNEYSPKIKPWILPEFEGHVRNERIKMEWKSVVKEITENTVVYVKDGEQYTIKNDFVFAMTGYHPDKDFLRKIGVKIDDLTGRPVYNDETMETNVEGVYIAGVIAAGNEANEIFVENGRFHGEKIALSIDNRN; this is translated from the coding sequence TTGAAACAGGAAGAAGTTATCATTGTCGGTGGAGGTCCATGTGGGTTGGCCGCAGCAATTGCACTACAAGACATTGGGATTAAACCACTTGTCATTGAAAAAGGTAATATTGTAAATGCGATCTATCATTATCCAACCCATCAAACATTTTTCAGTTCTAGTGATAAACTGGAAATTGGTGATGTGGCGTTTATAACAGAAACAAGAAAAGCAAATCGAAGCCAAGCACTTGCCTACTATAGAGAAGTCGTAAAGCGGAAAGATTTACGTATCAATGCGTTCGAAAAGGTTCTTTATGTTCAAAAAGAGGATTCTCGTTTTATTGTAACAACGGATAAAGAAAAATATATCGCAAATAATGTTGTTATTGCAACAGGTTACTACGATCAACCTAATTTAATTGGAGTACCAGGTGAAGATTTGCCAAAAGTATTTCATTATTTTAAAGAGGCCCACCCTTATTTTGATAAAGATGTAGTGGTTATTGGTTTAAAGAACTCAGGGGTAGATGCAACCCTTGAATTAGTTAAGGCAGGGGCAAGGGTAACGGTTTTATATCGCGGTAATGAATACTCTCCTAAAATTAAACCATGGATACTTCCAGAATTTGAAGGACATGTCCGTAATGAACGCATTAAGATGGAATGGAAGTCAGTCGTTAAGGAAATAACAGAAAACACTGTAGTTTACGTGAAGGATGGAGAACAGTATACGATAAAGAACGATTTTGTTTTTGCTATGACAGGTTATCATCCTGACAAAGATTTCTTGAGAAAAATTGGTGTAAAAATAGACGATTTAACAGGTAGACCGGTTTATAATGATGAAACAATGGAAACAAATGTGGAGGGAGTTTATATAGCTGGTGTTATTGCTGCTGGGAATGAGGCCAATGAGATTTTTGTTGAAAATGGCCGCTTTCATGGCGAAAAAATAGCCCTTTCAATCGATAATAGAAATTAA
- the cmk gene encoding (d)CMP kinase — MDKKISIAIDGPAAAGKSTVAKLVAEKLKYIYIDTGAMYRALTYKALNQGISLEHEPALHTLLSDTKIELVPENGKQFVYLDGNDVTEQIRSSKVTNSVSIVSRHPLVREEMVKRQQLLASGGGVVMDGRDIGTFVLPNAEVKVFLIASVEERANRRHAENLQKGYSSDLEKLKEEIALRDKLDSEREVAPLKKAEDATLINSTTLSINQVAERILELVKERI, encoded by the coding sequence ATGGACAAAAAGATATCTATTGCCATTGATGGGCCTGCGGCAGCTGGTAAGAGTACAGTAGCAAAGTTAGTGGCTGAAAAACTTAAATATATTTATATTGATACAGGAGCCATGTATCGAGCATTAACCTATAAAGCGTTGAATCAAGGGATTAGTCTTGAACATGAACCGGCTTTACATACACTATTATCAGATACGAAAATTGAATTAGTGCCCGAGAACGGAAAGCAGTTTGTTTATTTAGACGGTAATGATGTGACCGAACAAATTCGATCTTCAAAAGTAACAAATTCGGTTTCTATTGTATCTCGACATCCGTTAGTCAGGGAGGAAATGGTAAAACGTCAACAACTTTTAGCCTCAGGCGGAGGAGTTGTCATGGATGGCCGTGATATCGGTACTTTTGTTTTACCGAATGCAGAAGTGAAAGTGTTTTTAATCGCTTCTGTTGAGGAGCGAGCCAATCGTAGACATGCAGAAAATCTACAAAAAGGATACTCATCTGATCTAGAGAAATTAAAAGAGGAGATTGCATTGCGTGATAAGCTAGATTCCGAGAGGGAAGTTGCTCCGCTAAAAAAAGCAGAAGATGCCACTCTAATTAATTCAACAACACTTTCGATCAATCAAGTAGCAGAGCGAATTCTGGAATTAGTAAAAGAAAGGATTTGA
- a CDS encoding YpfB family protein, producing MKFIERLLVKMITIQLVLLILTQLFFHEWNSFPELQQLTHYEGVTENNITEVLETFNSIQQNFSTSISGDESKPN from the coding sequence ATGAAGTTTATTGAAAGATTGTTAGTGAAGATGATCACGATTCAACTCGTTTTACTAATCTTAACCCAACTCTTTTTTCATGAGTGGAATTCTTTTCCAGAATTACAACAACTCACCCATTATGAAGGAGTAACTGAAAATAATATCACAGAAGTATTAGAAACATTTAACTCAATTCAGCAGAATTTCTCCACATCTATAAGTGGGGATGAAAGTAAACCTAATTAA
- a CDS encoding PilZ domain-containing protein, producing the protein MFNTEVLGRVLQGIPMIKLRYPGDSFVIKIQRRQYVRVPAVVDVAIHPVQDEFLPFTTITEDISAGGSLLLLDQQAHPVQQGADVVAVFILPFQDGEYHYLKLRSKIIRRINEDETGRSLFSLQFLNVTSIERQTLLRFTFDRQLAMKKKGIDYNE; encoded by the coding sequence ATGTTTAATACTGAGGTTTTAGGAAGAGTACTACAAGGAATCCCGATGATAAAATTAAGGTATCCCGGGGACTCTTTTGTCATTAAGATACAAAGACGTCAATATGTACGAGTCCCAGCGGTAGTTGATGTTGCAATACACCCGGTACAAGATGAATTTTTACCATTTACAACAATAACAGAAGATATAAGTGCTGGAGGTTCATTACTTTTACTGGATCAACAAGCACATCCAGTCCAACAAGGAGCGGATGTAGTAGCTGTTTTTATTTTGCCTTTTCAAGATGGAGAATACCATTATTTGAAACTAAGAAGTAAAATTATTAGGAGGATCAATGAGGATGAAACTGGAAGGTCTTTATTTTCTTTGCAATTCTTGAATGTTACATCTATTGAAAGACAAACCTTACTCCGTTTTACCTTTGATCGACAATTGGCTATGAAGAAAAAAGGAATTGATTATAACGAATAA
- the ypeB gene encoding germination protein YpeB: MFRGILIAGLSLAVAGTTIWGYQEHREKNAVLINAENNYQRAFHELTYQIDLLHDKIGTTLAMNSRQSLSPTLAEVWRITSQAHSDVGQLPLTLLPFNKTEEFLAQVGDFSYRAAVRDLDKDPLTEEEYATLKQLYGRAEEIQDELRKVQHVAMENNLRWMDVELALVSGKQQGDNAIIDGFKTVEKTVEGYDETDLGVAFVDMKVNDNSYDHLKGKTITKNEAVKVAKKFIGLSNDTQVQITENAKGSDYGFYSISFEDKKTNQISNMDITKKGGHPLWYMLSRDVKSQEISLNDAANRAVQFLKDHGFKDLEVFESAQYDNLGVFTIIKSLDGVRVYPKSLKVKVALDNGQIVGFSNEDYLKSVTSDTEVAKPSITVAEAREKINPQVEVMEERQAVIINDLNEAVLCYEFMGTLDKDTYRIFINAETGQEEKVEKMKNAEPIYEDLV; the protein is encoded by the coding sequence TTGTTTAGAGGAATTTTAATTGCAGGTTTATCATTAGCGGTAGCTGGTACAACTATATGGGGGTATCAGGAACACCGAGAAAAAAATGCGGTCTTAATCAATGCGGAAAATAACTACCAAAGGGCGTTTCATGAGTTAACTTATCAAATTGATTTATTACATGATAAGATCGGAACAACACTCGCGATGAATTCTCGCCAATCCCTCTCACCGACTCTAGCAGAGGTATGGAGGATAACTTCACAAGCTCATAGTGATGTTGGGCAACTGCCGTTAACTCTTCTCCCGTTTAATAAAACAGAAGAGTTCTTAGCTCAAGTAGGAGATTTCAGTTATCGGGCAGCTGTTCGTGATTTAGACAAAGATCCGTTGACTGAAGAAGAGTATGCTACATTAAAACAATTATATGGACGAGCAGAAGAAATCCAGGATGAACTTAGAAAGGTTCAGCATGTCGCCATGGAGAATAACTTAAGATGGATGGATGTTGAGTTGGCTTTAGTATCGGGTAAACAGCAAGGAGATAATGCAATCATCGATGGATTTAAAACAGTTGAAAAGACGGTGGAAGGTTATGATGAAACAGATTTAGGCGTTGCATTTGTCGACATGAAGGTAAATGATAATAGCTATGATCATTTAAAAGGCAAGACTATTACGAAAAATGAAGCGGTCAAGGTTGCCAAGAAATTTATTGGTTTAAGTAATGATACACAAGTTCAAATTACAGAAAACGCCAAAGGCTCCGACTATGGCTTTTACAGTATTTCCTTTGAAGACAAAAAGACGAATCAAATTTCGAATATGGATATTACCAAAAAAGGCGGCCATCCACTTTGGTACATGCTCTCTAGAGATGTTAAGAGCCAGGAAATCAGTTTGAATGATGCTGCAAATCGTGCGGTTCAATTTCTAAAAGATCATGGTTTTAAGGACCTTGAAGTATTTGAAAGTGCTCAATATGATAATTTAGGTGTATTTACAATCATAAAATCTCTAGATGGTGTCAGAGTCTATCCTAAGTCACTTAAAGTAAAGGTCGCATTAGACAATGGTCAAATTGTTGGTTTTTCGAACGAAGATTATTTAAAATCAGTTACCTCTGATACAGAAGTTGCAAAACCATCTATCACTGTGGCAGAGGCAAGAGAGAAAATCAATCCGCAAGTTGAAGTGATGGAGGAACGTCAAGCTGTTATTATTAATGATTTAAATGAAGCTGTTCTATGCTATGAATTTATGGGAACACTTGATAAAGACACTTATCGTATCTTTATTAATGCTGAAACCGGTCAGGAAGAAAAAGTCGAAAAAATGAAAAATGCAGAGCCAATTTATGAAGATTTAGTATAA